CCACCGCCGAACTGCAGGAACTGAATACCCTGGTGGACGCCCCCGCGCGCCAGCGCCTCCTGGCGGAACTTAACGACTTCCCCGCGCTGGAAGCCCGTCTCCAACGACTCGCCCGTTTCAATAGCGCCGCCGCATGGCAACAGGTCAATGATAAACGCATCCATGCCCATCATAAACGCTCCCCCCGCCAACGCTTCTATTGGGCTGCAGCAGCCATGCTTACCGGGATTGCCGCCATAGCCTGGTTCCTCTCCTCCCGCCAGATAGAGAACAACCATGCACGCCTCGTGCCCGACGACCGCTTCGGCCATCAGAACGACGTGCTCCCAGGCACGTCCCGCGCAACGCTCACCTTGTCCAACGGGCAAACCGTCCAGCTCCGGGGAGAAGATTTCCTCCTCGAAGAAAAAGACGGTACGCGCCTGCGGAGCGACAGCGGCGCGCTGCAATACAACACCCTCGCCGCTTCCGGCAGCGAAACGCTGTACAACACGCTACGCGTGCCCCTCGCCGGCACTTACCGCATCGTATTGCCCGACGGCACTGCGGTGTGGCTCAACGCGGCGTCGGAGCTCCGCTTCCCGGTACGTTTCACCGGTAGCCAGCGTATCGTTTCCCTCCGGGGCGAAGGGTATTTCGAAGTAGCCGCCGACGCACAAAAGCCATTCAGCGTGCAGGTAGAAGGAGACACCATCAACGTGCTCGGCACGGCTTTCAACATCTCCGCCTATCAATCCGGGCGCACGGCCACCACGCTCGTTTCCGGAAAAGTGGCCATCGCTGCCAGGAAAGGGCGGAAAGCTTTAACGCCCGGCCAGCAGGCCGTTTCCACCACCACCGCGCTGCAGGTTTCGCCGGCAGACATGGAAAAAGCCACCGCGTGGAAGAACGGGTATTTCTATTTCAGCAACGAATCCATTGCCGAAGTCATGCAACAACTGACGCGCTGGTACGGCATCACCGTGGTATACGAAAGTGCGATAGACAGCCGCATGCGCATCGGCGGCAGTATCAGTAGGGAAGCGAGCCTGGGAGAAGTACTGGAACAGTTGCGGCTCCTGAGCGGGCTGCAGTTCAATATCAGCGGCAGCGAATTGAAAGTAGCCGCCGCAAAGAAGAAGTAACAGGAACAATTACGCAATCACCAAATCTAAATAGCCATGAAAAAACAGGTATACGACTCTTTATTGAAATGATCATGCATAAAAAGGCCGGCAGCGCACCACCGCTCCCGGCCCGGGCATGAAGCCACGTTAGAATGACACAATGATTATTCAATCCTAACAATGTAAATCTATGCATTTCCAAATTGCGGGCAAAACATGCCGGCCAGGAGCCGCACGCCCATGTTTTGCCGGGCCGCTAATCCTTAGAACCATGAAGATCACGCTAGCGCTGCTCTTTACTTTCTCCCTCGGGGTATTCGCTTCCGGAAAAGCGCAACACGTTACGCTTTCCGTTAAAAACATGCCCCTGCGGGAAGTCTTTTCCCGGATGAAACAACAAACGGGCTATCATTTCCTCTACCAGGAAGATGTGCTCACCCATGCCGATCCCGTAACGATCAGCATAAAAGAAACGCCGGTCCTCAGCGTCCTCCACGCCCTCCTGCCTGCGCGGGCGCTGGATTTCCGTGTCAACGGCCGTAATATCACCGTACTGAAATCCGCCGGCGCACCCGTCCGCAAGAATATCGAAGTGCGCGGCACCGTGCGTGATTCCAGCACCGTTTTACAGGGCGTGACCGTCATCGTAAAAGACAGCCGCCCCATCATCGGCACCGCCACCGACGCCAACGGCCGGTTCATCCTCGACGTTCCTGACAATGCCGTGCTGGAATTCAACTTCATTGGCTACATCCCCCAACAGATACCCATTTCCGGCAGGAGCGTCATCGATGTCCTGCTGCTGCCTGATACAAAAGGATTGGGTGAAGTGGTGGTTGTGGGATTCGGGCAACAAAAGAAGAGCAGCCTCGTCAGCTCCATCAGCACCATCAAAGGCGAGCAGCTCCGCATGCCTACCCGCAGCCTGTCCAACAACCTCGCCGGGCAGATTCCCGGCCTCATCGCCGTGCAGCGTTCCGGCGAACCGGGTTATGACAACGCAGAGTTCTGGATCAGGGGCGTGAGCTCGTTTGCGGGCGGCACCAGCCCGCTCGTATTGGTCGATGGTATCCCCCGTAACATGAACGACATCGAGCCCGATGAAATTGAAACCTTCACGCTGCTCAAAGACGCCGCGGCCACCGCGGTGTACGGGGCCGAAGGCGCCAACGGCGTCATCCTCATCACTTCCAAACGCGGCATGGCGCAGAAAACGCGCATCACTTACCGCGGCGAATACAGTCAGCTGAAACCTACGCGCCGCCCGCGTTTCGCCAACTCATACGACTATTTATCCCTATACAACGAAGCCCTCCGCAACGAAGGCAGAGATCCCCAGTTCAGCGACGAATTGCTGGCGAAATACAAATCCGGCGAAGATCCGGACCTGTATCCCAGCAGCAACTGGTGGAACCTCCTCATGCGCGACCACACCAACAACACCCGTCATACGCTCAACTTCAGGGGCGGCGGCGACCGCATGCGGTTCTTCGTTTCCGGCGCCTATTTCTCCGAAAGCGGGCTCTATAAAGTGAACCCCGATTACAACAACAACGCCGGCGTTAAACGTTACAACCTCCGTAGCAACATCGACCTGGACGTTACCAAAACGACCCTGCTGCGCGTGGACCTGAGCGGTCAATACCTACAAACGAATTACCCCGGCTTTGGCGCCACCAACCTGTTCGAGCGCTTCTCCCGCATCCCGCCGCACCTGTTCCCCGCCGTGTATTCCGACGGAACGCTCGCCGGGCACCCCACGCAGAATAACAACAAGCTCAATCCATACAACCAGCTCGTGGAATCAGGTTATCAGAAGGAATGGAGAACGGGCATCCAGTCGCGGGTGGACCTCGAGCAGAAACTCGACATCCTCACGCAGGGCCTGAAAATCCGTGCCGCCATCAGTTATGACGCTAACACCCTCTACCGGATGACGCGCATCAAAACGCCTTCCACGTTCTTTGCCACCGGCCGCGACGCCGATGGAAAACTGATCTATAAACAAATCAGCAACAGCACGCCCTTTGGTGAGCCGATAGAAGGCAGTTCCGGCGACAAGAACATCTACATGGAAGCCGCGCTGAATTACGACCGCACTTTCGGCAAACACGTGGTAAGCGCCATGGCATTGACTTACCAGAAAGAAAAACAATTGCAGTCCGACGCACTCGCCTTCCGCAAACAGGCCTATATCGGCCGCACGGTTTATACTTTCGACAGCCGCTATACGATCGAAGCCAACTTCGGTATCACAGGCAGCGAAAACTTCGCGGAAGGGCACCGTTACGGCTTCTTTCCGGCGGTGGGCGTGGCCTGGAACGTCACCAACGAGCCTTTCTTCCCCGAATCCCTGTCCAGAACGGTGAGCAACCTGAAACTGCGCGCCTCCGTTGGCCGCACCGGGAACGACAACCTCCTCAATGACCGTTTCGGATACAGGGCCACTTTCGGTAATGGCACCGGTTACAACTGGGGTATCGGCACCTCCGGCGCGAGCAACGGCATAGGCAACGGTCTTGTTGAAGACAAATTCTCATCCCCGACCCTGGCGTGGGAAGTGGAGGTGAAAAAGAATTACGGGATCGACGTTACGCTGCTCAACGGCGCCATCGACTTCCAGGTGGATTATTTCGACAACCGCCGGACGGACATTCTCCTCCGTCGCCGCACCATCCCAGGTATCGCCGGTTTCCGCGTAGCGCCCTGGCAGAACTTCGGCATCGTGGAGAACAAAGGCATCGACGGCTCGATGAACCTGCGCCACAAAGTCGGTGAAGTGATGTTGTCCGCCCGTGGCAACCTGACGCTCGCCCGCAACAAAATCATCGAATACGACGAAGTGCCACAGCTCTATCCCTGGATGAATAAGACCGGAACGCGCCTGAATGCGCTGGAAAACTTCCTCATAGCCGAGCGCCTGTTCTCCGACGAAGATTTCAATATCACCACCGCGCCGGACGGCAGTAAAACCTATGTATTGAAAGACGGCATTGCTCCTACCCGTTTTATTGGCCAGGTGATGCCCGGCGACATCAAGTACAAAGACCTCAATGGCGACGGGATCGTGGATGATCTTGACCGGGTAAAAGACGTCGCCAATCCCACCGTTCCCGAACTCATCTACGGCTTTGGCCTCAATGCCGAATGGAAAGGATTCTACGCCAGCGTATTCTTCCAGGGCGCAGGCCGCGTTTCCGTCAATATCAACGACCAATCAAACGCCTTCATGCCTTTCCATTGGGGGATCGACGAAAGCAATGTTCGCCAGGAAATCGTGGACAGCCGCTGGACACAGGAAAACCCGCGCCAGGACGTATTCTTCCCACGCCTGCGCGTCTCCGAAATGGCGAATACCAACACCGCCAGCACCTGGTGGGTGAAAGACGGCTCGTTCATCCGTCTGAAAAACGTTGAAGCCGGTTACAATTTCAACAGCAAACTCATCCAGCGCGCGAAAATGAGAAACGCCCGCATTTATATTATGGGCAACAACGTTGCGCTGTGGGACCACCTCGGCATCTACGATCCTGAACTGGGCAACAGCGCCGGCGGCACCCGCTACCCGCTTCCCAGTACCTGGACGGCAGGACTTGAAATCACACTTTAAACGAATCGACCGACATGAAATATATTTTCCACTCACTGATTATCGCAGCTACCGCATTCGGCACTGTTTCGTGCAATAAAAGTTATCTCGACGTGTCCAAAGAACTGGCCGAAGACCGCGATATGCAGAAAATCTTTTCCACCCCGGCAGATGTGCGCAAGTGGCACCGTAATATCTATGCAGGCATCCCTAATTTAGCCAACTACAGCCGCAACGATATTACCGGGCTCGACAATCCCTGGCTCCGCATGACCGACGAGGTGAAGCTCCGCCAGGTGACGGAATACAACCTGGCGCCCTATACGCTCAGCCATTCCACCTGGTCGCGCTGGGCTTTGTACCAATACATCCGCCAGGCCAATATCTTCCTTGCCAACGCCGTAGAGATTCCCGCATCCGGCCTGGCCGATTTCGTGGACGCCGCAGAGCTCGCCGAGCTGAAAGTGCAGGCCCGCTTCCTGCGCGCTTACTACCATTACCTGCTGTTCGAGTTATACGGCCCTGTCACGATCATGACGGACGTCGCCGATCCCAATAGCAAGAACCTCGATTACGCGCGCAACTCCGTGGATGAGGTAGTAAATTTCGTGTATGACGAACTGACCGCCTGCATCGCGGAGTTGAAAGATCCGGACCTGACCAAACAGGAACTGCTGGCCCTGCCTACCAAAGGCACCGCCCTGGCCATACGCGCGCGGTTGATGATGTATGCCGCCAGCCCCCTGTTCAACGGCGGCTATTCCGAAGCGCTGGCCGTCACGAACAAAGACGGCAAAAGGCTCTTCCCCGATGCCGATCCCGCCAAATGGGACAAAGCCCTCGAAGCCGTGAAAGCCGTCATCGACTATGCGGAATCCGGCCACTATGCCCTACACCGCGAAATGACAGGCACCGCTTACGATCCCGACAAGAGCCTGTATGAACTGCACATGAAATACAACAAGGAGATCATCTTCGCCCGTTCGGATGTGAACTGGGGATCGGTGCCGACTGTTGGTGTCGACGGATGGTCGGTGCCCCGCGGCGCCCGCGGCGGCAGCAACGCCACCGGTTACATCGCCGCCACGCAGGAGCTGGTGGATGCATTCTTCATGAACGACGGCCTTCCCATCGATGAATCCCCCAAATACAGCGAAACCGGCATGTCGGAAGCAGGGGACGATGTGACGGGGCGCACCACGCCCGGCACTTTCCGGATGTACGTCAACCGTGAGCCCAGGTTTTACCAGGCTATCTTCTACAACGGCCGGCGCTGGCATGTTGGGAACGAAGAGATCTGGTTCAACAAAGACGGCAACAGCGACAACAGGGTCCAGGACCACGCCCGCACGGGTTATATCTTTTACAAAAAACTCAGCAAGCGCGTCTATAACCAGGGATCCCACCCGAAAAGCGAGTACCGTCCGGGCATCATCCACCGCCTCGCGGAATTTTACCTGTTATATGCCGAAGTGCTGAACGAAGTAAGGCCTTCCGATCCCAACATCATCACTTACATCGACAAGGTACGCGAGCGCGCGGGCATTCCCCTGTTGGCGGATATCAAACCGCAGATCCGGGGCAACCAGGTCGCGCAGCGCGAGGCTGTGCGCGCCGAAATGCGTGTGGAACTGGCCGGCGAAGGGCAACGTTACTTTGACGTGCGCCGCTGGATGATTGCCGAAAACCCCTCCGGCAAAGGCGCGCAGGGCGGACCTTATTACGGCATGGATATGAACGCCCCCACGCTGGAAGGCTTCTACAAACGCACCGTGATCGAAAACCGGGGATGGACGCGCGCCATGTACCTTTATCCCATCCCGCTGAACGACATCCAGAACAGCCGGCTGCTCGTCCAGAATCCCGGGTATTGATCAAAACGTTTAATTATCTTCAAACATGCAACTCACGCTCCTCCTGGCTGCCGCACTTCACTGCGGCGGCCTCACCGCCCCCGTTTCGCAGCAAGACAGCAGCGGGTATACCCTCGTCTGGAACGACGAATTTGATACCGATGGCCGCCCCGATCCCGCCAAATGGGATTATGAGCGCGGCTTCGAGCGCAACCGGGAACCGCAATGGTACCAACCCGGCAACGCCACCTGCAAAAACGGCTTCCTGACCATTGAGGCCCGCAAGGAACGCGTCGCCAATCCGAATTTCGATCCCGCCAGCAGCGACTGGAAAAAAACCGCCAGTTCGCGGAATACACTTCTACCTCCATGATCACCCGTGGCAAATTCCAGTTTAAATACGGAAGGGTCACCCTCCGGGCGAAAATCGACGTCCGCAAAGGCAGCTGGCCCGCATTCTGGATGCTCGGCGCCAATCGCGCAAACGGAGGATGGCCCGCTTGCGGAGAAGTGGACATCATGGAATTCTACCGCGGCAACCTCCTGGCAAATGCCTGCTGGCAAGGCACGGACAAAACCGTTTGGGACGAAGCCAAATGGCCCGTAGCAGCCTGGGGCGGTGAAAAATGGGCGGAACAGTTCCACGAATGGGAGTTGGTGTGGGATGAAAACAGTATGGTCATC
Above is a genomic segment from Chitinophaga pollutisoli containing:
- a CDS encoding FecR domain-containing protein; the protein is MTEPTTDWGDLPYRTATLLLKQHQGAITTAELQELNTLVDAPARQRLLAELNDFPALEARLQRLARFNSAAAWQQVNDKRIHAHHKRSPRQRFYWAAAAMLTGIAAIAWFLSSRQIENNHARLVPDDRFGHQNDVLPGTSRATLTLSNGQTVQLRGEDFLLEEKDGTRLRSDSGALQYNTLAASGSETLYNTLRVPLAGTYRIVLPDGTAVWLNAASELRFPVRFTGSQRIVSLRGEGYFEVAADAQKPFSVQVEGDTINVLGTAFNISAYQSGRTATTLVSGKVAIAARKGRKALTPGQQAVSTTTALQVSPADMEKATAWKNGYFYFSNESIAEVMQQLTRWYGITVVYESAIDSRMRIGGSISREASLGEVLEQLRLLSGLQFNISGSELKVAAAKKK
- a CDS encoding TonB-dependent receptor; its protein translation is MKITLALLFTFSLGVFASGKAQHVTLSVKNMPLREVFSRMKQQTGYHFLYQEDVLTHADPVTISIKETPVLSVLHALLPARALDFRVNGRNITVLKSAGAPVRKNIEVRGTVRDSSTVLQGVTVIVKDSRPIIGTATDANGRFILDVPDNAVLEFNFIGYIPQQIPISGRSVIDVLLLPDTKGLGEVVVVGFGQQKKSSLVSSISTIKGEQLRMPTRSLSNNLAGQIPGLIAVQRSGEPGYDNAEFWIRGVSSFAGGTSPLVLVDGIPRNMNDIEPDEIETFTLLKDAAATAVYGAEGANGVILITSKRGMAQKTRITYRGEYSQLKPTRRPRFANSYDYLSLYNEALRNEGRDPQFSDELLAKYKSGEDPDLYPSSNWWNLLMRDHTNNTRHTLNFRGGGDRMRFFVSGAYFSESGLYKVNPDYNNNAGVKRYNLRSNIDLDVTKTTLLRVDLSGQYLQTNYPGFGATNLFERFSRIPPHLFPAVYSDGTLAGHPTQNNNKLNPYNQLVESGYQKEWRTGIQSRVDLEQKLDILTQGLKIRAAISYDANTLYRMTRIKTPSTFFATGRDADGKLIYKQISNSTPFGEPIEGSSGDKNIYMEAALNYDRTFGKHVVSAMALTYQKEKQLQSDALAFRKQAYIGRTVYTFDSRYTIEANFGITGSENFAEGHRYGFFPAVGVAWNVTNEPFFPESLSRTVSNLKLRASVGRTGNDNLLNDRFGYRATFGNGTGYNWGIGTSGASNGIGNGLVEDKFSSPTLAWEVEVKKNYGIDVTLLNGAIDFQVDYFDNRRTDILLRRRTIPGIAGFRVAPWQNFGIVENKGIDGSMNLRHKVGEVMLSARGNLTLARNKIIEYDEVPQLYPWMNKTGTRLNALENFLIAERLFSDEDFNITTAPDGSKTYVLKDGIAPTRFIGQVMPGDIKYKDLNGDGIVDDLDRVKDVANPTVPELIYGFGLNAEWKGFYASVFFQGAGRVSVNINDQSNAFMPFHWGIDESNVRQEIVDSRWTQENPRQDVFFPRLRVSEMANTNTASTWWVKDGSFIRLKNVEAGYNFNSKLIQRAKMRNARIYIMGNNVALWDHLGIYDPELGNSAGGTRYPLPSTWTAGLEITL
- a CDS encoding RagB/SusD family nutrient uptake outer membrane protein, coding for MKYIFHSLIIAATAFGTVSCNKSYLDVSKELAEDRDMQKIFSTPADVRKWHRNIYAGIPNLANYSRNDITGLDNPWLRMTDEVKLRQVTEYNLAPYTLSHSTWSRWALYQYIRQANIFLANAVEIPASGLADFVDAAELAELKVQARFLRAYYHYLLFELYGPVTIMTDVADPNSKNLDYARNSVDEVVNFVYDELTACIAELKDPDLTKQELLALPTKGTALAIRARLMMYAASPLFNGGYSEALAVTNKDGKRLFPDADPAKWDKALEAVKAVIDYAESGHYALHREMTGTAYDPDKSLYELHMKYNKEIIFARSDVNWGSVPTVGVDGWSVPRGARGGSNATGYIAATQELVDAFFMNDGLPIDESPKYSETGMSEAGDDVTGRTTPGTFRMYVNREPRFYQAIFYNGRRWHVGNEEIWFNKDGNSDNRVQDHARTGYIFYKKLSKRVYNQGSHPKSEYRPGIIHRLAEFYLLYAEVLNEVRPSDPNIITYIDKVRERAGIPLLADIKPQIRGNQVAQREAVRAEMRVELAGEGQRYFDVRRWMIAENPSGKGAQGGPYYGMDMNAPTLEGFYKRTVIENRGWTRAMYLYPIPLNDIQNSRLLVQNPGY
- a CDS encoding glycoside hydrolase family 16 protein, with protein sequence MITRGKFQFKYGRVTLRAKIDVRKGSWPAFWMLGANRANGGWPACGEVDIMEFYRGNLLANACWQGTDKTVWDEAKWPVAAWGGEKWAEQFHEWELVWDENSMVISVDGKVLNTIDVAAAKNERRGNLPFREDFFLLLNVALGQGGEEVPDAHMPMRMVVDYVRVYQRQ